In one Myotis daubentonii chromosome 1, mMyoDau2.1, whole genome shotgun sequence genomic region, the following are encoded:
- the YIPF7 gene encoding protein YIPF7 isoform X5, whose protein sequence is MTAMCPRKVWAGSEGCQTWDNLTLIFTNLIIPLRIRSRVVMTPMPMEIFMDPEKLGINFDHIWQKTLTVLNPLKPADGSIMNETDLAGPILFCVALGATLLLVKDSSVRFKRVSFPMRVLQSALETQKAAGKVQFGYIYGMSGIGCLGIYALLNLMSSSGVSYGCVASVLGYCLLPMVILSGSAVFFSLQGTIGTVLALVIIVWCSLSASKIFISALDMEGQQLLVAYPCALLYGLFALLTVF, encoded by the exons gATGTCAAACTTGGGACAATTTGACTCTGATTTTTACCAATCTAATTATACCATTGAGAATCAGGAGCAGAGTTGTAATGACTCCAATGCCTATGGAAATCTTTATGGATCCGGAGA aactTGGAATTAATTTTGATCACATATGGCAAAAAACCTTGACAGTGTTAAACCCACTGAAGCCAGCAGATGGCAGCATTATGAATGAAACCGACCTGGCTGGGCCCATCCTGTTCTGTGTGGCGCTGGGAGCCACCCTGCTTCTGGTAAAGGACAGCAGCGTCAGATTTAAACGTGTGTCCTTTCCAATGCGAGTTTTGCAGAGTGCTTTGGAAACACAGAAGGCA GCGGGAAAAGTTCAGTTTGGTTACATATATGGCATGAGTGGCATCGGCTGCCTGGGGATTTACGCCTTACTAAACTTGATGAGCTCTTCCGGGGTGTCCTATGGCTGCGTGGCCAGTGTGTTGGGTTACTGCCTGCTCCCCATGGTCATCCTGTCCGGCAGCGCCGTCTTCTTTTCACTGCA GGGCACGATCGGTACTGTGTTGGCACTGGTCATCATTGTCTGGTGTAGTCTCTCAGCTTCCAAAATCTTCATTTCCGCCTTGGACATGGAAGGACAACAGCTTCTCGTTGCCTACCCGTGTGCCTTACTTTATGGACTTTTTGCCCTCTTAACAGTTTTCTGA
- the YIPF7 gene encoding protein YIPF7 isoform X3, with protein sequence MSNLGQFDSDFYQSNYTIENQEQSCNDSNAYGNLYGSGEQQASEQPQPAFVPPEMLMSSGYTGQYFQPASNPDYYSQSPYVDSFDEEPPLLEELGINFDHIWQKTLTVLNPLKPADGSIMNETDLAGPILFCVALGATLLLVKDSSVRFKRVSFPMRVLQSALETQKAAGKVQFGYIYGMSGIGCLGIYALLNLMSSSGVSYGCVASVLGYCLLPMVILSGSAVFFSLQGTIGTVLALVIIVWCSLSASKIFISALDMEGQQLLVAYPCALLYGLFALLTVF encoded by the exons ATGTCAAACTTGGGACAATTTGACTCTGATTTTTACCAATCTAATTATACCATTGAGAATCAGGAGCAGAGTTGTAATGACTCCAATGCCTATGGAAATCTTTATGGATCCGGAGA ACAGCAAGCCAGTGAGCAGCCTCAGCCTGCCTTTGTCCCACCGGAGATGCTCATGTCATCAGGTTACACTGGACAATATTTTCAGCCAGCATCCAACCCGGATTATTATTCACAGTCTCCTTACGTTGACAGTTTTGATGAAGAGCCTCCTTTGCTAGA agaactTGGAATTAATTTTGATCACATATGGCAAAAAACCTTGACAGTGTTAAACCCACTGAAGCCAGCAGATGGCAGCATTATGAATGAAACCGACCTGGCTGGGCCCATCCTGTTCTGTGTGGCGCTGGGAGCCACCCTGCTTCTGGTAAAGGACAGCAGCGTCAGATTTAAACGTGTGTCCTTTCCAATGCGAGTTTTGCAGAGTGCTTTGGAAACACAGAAGGCA GCGGGAAAAGTTCAGTTTGGTTACATATATGGCATGAGTGGCATCGGCTGCCTGGGGATTTACGCCTTACTAAACTTGATGAGCTCTTCCGGGGTGTCCTATGGCTGCGTGGCCAGTGTGTTGGGTTACTGCCTGCTCCCCATGGTCATCCTGTCCGGCAGCGCCGTCTTCTTTTCACTGCA GGGCACGATCGGTACTGTGTTGGCACTGGTCATCATTGTCTGGTGTAGTCTCTCAGCTTCCAAAATCTTCATTTCCGCCTTGGACATGGAAGGACAACAGCTTCTCGTTGCCTACCCGTGTGCCTTACTTTATGGACTTTTTGCCCTCTTAACAGTTTTCTGA